The following proteins are co-located in the Desulfonauticus submarinus genome:
- a CDS encoding precorrin-6A/cobalt-precorrin-6A reductase, with the protein MKTVLILGGTSETRDVLRLLNQRKIRPIVSTLTDWDLKLPLNIKRIEGPLTLEKFVHLLQTEDIQTVIDITHPFACRISELAFKVCKEFNIPLLSYIRPEWLPRGEHVFLVADHIEAKHLLLKWRRPFLLTIGLKNLLTYRDCFAANIPFWIKVLEKSYNKVISLGINKKNILPLPPRLSIVEWERIILPKNIQVLVTKSSGKQGGLEEKDLFTKKHNIRLIIVKRPVKKIGTPFDRLENLVEHI; encoded by the coding sequence ATGAAAACAGTTTTGATTCTTGGAGGAACATCAGAGACAAGAGATGTCTTACGTCTTTTAAATCAAAGAAAAATTCGTCCCATTGTTTCAACTCTTACTGATTGGGACTTAAAGCTTCCTTTGAATATAAAAAGAATAGAGGGTCCCCTTACTCTTGAAAAATTTGTTCACCTTCTTCAAACAGAAGATATCCAAACAGTAATAGATATTACCCATCCTTTTGCTTGTAGGATTAGTGAACTGGCTTTTAAGGTTTGTAAAGAGTTTAATATCCCTTTATTATCCTATATTAGGCCAGAATGGCTACCTCGTGGCGAGCATGTCTTTTTAGTTGCTGATCATATAGAAGCCAAGCATTTACTTTTAAAGTGGAGGCGTCCTTTTCTCTTAACTATAGGATTAAAGAATTTATTAACTTATAGGGATTGTTTTGCGGCAAATATCCCGTTTTGGATTAAAGTACTTGAGAAAAGCTATAATAAAGTCATTTCCTTGGGTATAAATAAAAAGAACATTTTGCCCCTTCCCCCTAGATTGAGTATTGTAGAATGGGAAAGAATAATCTTACCTAAGAATATTCAAGTCTTGGTTACAAAATCAAGTGGTAAACAAGGTGGCCTAGAAGAAAAGGACCTCTTTACAAAAAAACACAATATTCGACTTATTATTGTTAAACGCCCGGTAAAAAAAATAGGCACTCCCTTTGATAGATTAGAAAATCTTGTAGAGCATATATAA
- a CDS encoding tetratricopeptide repeat protein, translating into MLDKDKAILVVDDIQPARETILNILRVLGFKRFFEASNGEEAKDIIEKNYDEIQLIISDWKMPVLNGLDLLRWIRRNDKYKDMLFIFTTSKGEKEDIALASEEGIEGYLLKPVTIDSVIKKIEQLKNKSNPSYVVKEFLHKVQELVEKNKPKEALSLLEKGIEEYPHLKARLSFEAAKVCRILGKLEKSKEYLQEAVKESSLMVKAWSLLAEVYLEEKDYLSAIGALEKALNINPNSTNNLFLLGKIYLIQKDLYKARDYFTMALNSDPENTQLKQDIWNIYLQLDLVEEVMRDFGPMLFDTLTVDTLNNLAVSFRKQGKIDDAIKVYKQALKKEPENEKVMYNLAVAYVNLGNINNALKYLKKVLEKDAGFTPAKELWEKITVKAKKKKKTESVQEDKEKISDK; encoded by the coding sequence ATGCTTGATAAAGATAAAGCAATTTTAGTGGTAGATGATATCCAACCTGCTAGGGAAACCATTTTAAATATTTTAAGAGTCCTTGGATTTAAAAGATTTTTTGAGGCTTCTAATGGAGAAGAAGCAAAAGATATCATAGAAAAAAATTATGATGAAATTCAATTGATTATTTCTGATTGGAAAATGCCAGTATTAAATGGCTTGGATTTATTGCGCTGGATAAGAAGGAATGACAAGTACAAGGATATGCTTTTTATTTTTACAACATCTAAAGGAGAAAAAGAAGATATTGCATTGGCTTCAGAGGAAGGTATAGAAGGATATTTATTAAAACCAGTAACTATAGATTCTGTGATAAAGAAAATAGAACAGTTAAAAAATAAAAGTAATCCTTCTTATGTAGTAAAAGAGTTTTTACATAAAGTCCAAGAGTTAGTAGAAAAGAATAAGCCAAAAGAAGCCCTTTCGCTGTTAGAAAAAGGCATAGAAGAATATCCTCATTTAAAAGCTAGACTTAGTTTTGAAGCTGCCAAGGTTTGTAGGATATTAGGTAAATTAGAAAAGAGTAAAGAGTATCTGCAAGAAGCTGTTAAAGAGAGCTCTTTAATGGTTAAGGCGTGGTCTTTACTGGCAGAAGTTTATTTAGAGGAAAAAGATTATTTATCTGCTATAGGTGCTCTTGAAAAAGCATTGAACATTAATCCTAATTCAACCAACAATTTATTTTTATTGGGTAAGATTTATTTAATACAAAAAGACCTTTATAAAGCCAGAGATTACTTTACTATGGCCTTAAATTCAGATCCAGAAAATACTCAATTAAAACAAGATATTTGGAATATTTATTTGCAACTAGATTTAGTTGAAGAAGTAATGCGAGATTTTGGACCTATGCTTTTTGATACCCTTACTGTTGATACTTTAAATAACCTAGCAGTATCTTTTAGGAAACAAGGTAAAATAGATGATGCTATTAAAGTGTACAAACAGGCTTTAAAAAAGGAACCTGAAAATGAGAAGGTTATGTATAATTTAGCAGTGGCTTATGTTAACTTAGGTAATATAAATAATGCCTTAAAATATCTTAAAAAAGTTTTGGAAAAAGATGCTGGATTTACACCTGCAAAAGAGCTATGGGAGAAAATTACTGTTAAGGCTAAAAAAAAGAAAAAGACAGAATCAGTACAAGAAGACAAAGAAAAAATATCGGATAAATAA
- a CDS encoding FeoA family protein, with translation MEAKSLRLLKVNQKAIIKSISARGELGRRIRDMGLLPGTEIQVVGRAPLKDPVALRLKGFTLTLRNNEADYILVEEINAPANN, from the coding sequence ATGGAAGCAAAATCTTTACGCCTTTTAAAGGTAAACCAAAAAGCAATTATAAAAAGTATAAGCGCTAGAGGCGAGTTAGGAAGAAGGATAAGAGATATGGGCCTATTACCAGGGACAGAAATACAAGTAGTGGGTAGAGCTCCATTAAAAGATCCTGTAGCTTTACGCTTAAAAGGATTTACTTTAACTTTAAGAAACAATGAAGCTGATTATATCTTAGTGGAGGAAATAAATGCCCCAGCAAATAATTAA
- the ftsE gene encoding cell division ATP-binding protein FtsE, translating to MIHLKNVSYSFGRNWALKNISFDLEKGDFLFITGPSGAGKTTLLKLLHADLFPKGGEIKVAGYDLKKLPTRKHYLLKREVSIVLQDFKILTKLTVFENVALPLVVQKKPTLQIQKRVRAVLRSIGLYNKASVRCDELSGGEQQRVAIARAMVVNPKILLADEPTGNLDKTLSLHLLSVFNQFNLHGTTIVMATHNEELVSRQDRAKILYLQEGNIEAKNF from the coding sequence ATGATTCATCTTAAAAATGTTTCTTATAGTTTTGGACGTAACTGGGCATTAAAAAATATCTCTTTTGACTTAGAAAAAGGAGATTTTTTATTTATAACAGGGCCCTCAGGTGCTGGCAAAACTACTTTGTTAAAACTTTTACATGCCGATTTGTTCCCAAAAGGAGGAGAGATTAAGGTTGCAGGATATGACTTAAAAAAATTACCAACTCGCAAACATTATTTATTGAAAAGAGAGGTTAGTATAGTCCTGCAGGATTTTAAAATTCTTACTAAACTCACTGTGTTTGAAAATGTGGCCTTGCCTTTGGTAGTTCAGAAAAAACCAACTCTTCAGATTCAAAAAAGAGTAAGGGCTGTATTAAGAAGTATTGGTCTATATAATAAAGCATCGGTTAGGTGTGATGAATTATCAGGTGGAGAACAACAAAGAGTAGCAATTGCCAGAGCTATGGTAGTAAATCCTAAAATTTTATTAGCAGATGAGCCAACAGGTAATTTAGATAAAACTTTGTCTTTACATCTTCTTAGTGTATTTAATCAGTTTAACTTACATGGGACAACTATAGTAATGGCTACTCATAACGAAGAATTGGTTTCAAGACAAGATAGAGCAAAAATTTTGTATTTACAAGAAGGGAATATAGAAGCAAAAAATTTTTAA
- the feoB gene encoding ferrous iron transport protein B has protein sequence MPQQIIKVALAGNPNSGKTTLFNALTGARQQVGNYPGITVEKKEGFLNIDDFSIHFVDLPGTYSLTAYSQEELVARNFLIQERPDLVVDVINASSLERNLYLAIQILELGAPLILVLNMMDEVRAQGININSPLLSKRLGVPVVETVARHGLGKKMLVQTILKEAKKKPSWTPLILSYGPDLDPALEKMVTAIKQENNNAFPYPPHWLALKILENDEEIKGIILKENPKLYKKLDQIYQEVSAHCEKTLNTYPEAIIADYRYGFISSLLKDVVQKNTHAERIAVSDKIDKILTHKFIGPLLMFGVLYAVYKLTFSLGEYPLTWVSNLFDFLANTVNNILPDGLLKSLIVSGIIGGVGGVVSFVPLIALMFLFLSFLEDSGYMARVAYMLDRVFRIFGLHGSSIMPFIISGGIAGGCAVPGVMAARTLRSPKEKLATILTVPFMTCGAKLPLFILLTGTFFPQNKASILFLISMLGWVVALLVAKILRSTIIRGPATPFVMELPPYRLPTWQGLFIHSWEKTWLYLKKAGTVILAISILIWALMTFPTLPKQKINFYQKQIDQIQSQISRLKKSNPLNDKIKTLLAQQQKLKNKLQNEQLTNSFAGRIGQALEKVTILAGFDWKTNIALIGGFAAKEVIVSTLGTAYSLGGNADNSVSLAEKLKNDPSWNTAKALALMVFVLLYAPCMVTIVTIAKEESWKWAGFSLIFNTIVAFILAILTYNVFS, from the coding sequence ATGCCCCAGCAAATAATTAAAGTTGCTCTTGCTGGCAATCCTAATTCAGGTAAAACCACTCTTTTCAATGCTCTTACTGGAGCACGTCAACAAGTAGGTAATTATCCTGGAATTACTGTAGAGAAAAAAGAAGGTTTTTTAAATATAGATGACTTTTCTATTCACTTCGTAGATTTACCAGGCACTTACTCTCTAACAGCCTATTCTCAAGAAGAACTAGTAGCTAGAAACTTCCTCATTCAAGAACGCCCTGATTTAGTAGTAGATGTAATTAATGCTAGTTCCCTAGAAAGAAATCTTTACCTTGCAATTCAAATCTTAGAACTAGGCGCCCCTCTGATTTTGGTCTTGAATATGATGGATGAAGTAAGAGCCCAAGGGATCAATATCAATAGCCCTCTACTCTCTAAAAGACTAGGAGTCCCGGTGGTAGAAACTGTGGCAAGGCATGGATTGGGCAAAAAAATGTTAGTTCAAACTATTTTAAAAGAAGCTAAAAAAAAACCATCCTGGACACCTCTTATTTTATCTTATGGCCCAGACCTTGATCCTGCCTTGGAAAAAATGGTTACAGCAATAAAACAAGAAAACAACAATGCCTTTCCCTATCCTCCTCATTGGCTAGCTCTTAAAATCTTGGAAAACGATGAGGAGATAAAAGGTATTATTTTAAAAGAAAACCCTAAGTTATATAAGAAGTTAGACCAAATCTACCAAGAAGTAAGCGCCCATTGTGAAAAAACTCTTAACACCTATCCAGAAGCAATAATAGCAGACTATAGATACGGTTTTATATCCTCTCTTTTAAAAGATGTTGTCCAAAAAAATACTCACGCTGAACGCATTGCTGTTTCTGATAAAATAGACAAAATACTAACCCATAAATTCATAGGCCCATTGCTTATGTTTGGAGTACTTTATGCAGTGTATAAGTTAACCTTTTCCCTAGGGGAATATCCTCTTACCTGGGTAAGCAATCTCTTTGATTTTTTAGCAAATACCGTAAACAACATCCTTCCAGACGGTCTATTAAAATCTCTTATTGTCTCTGGCATTATTGGTGGAGTAGGTGGAGTAGTTAGCTTTGTCCCCTTAATAGCCCTTATGTTTTTATTTTTATCCTTTTTAGAAGACTCTGGATATATGGCTAGAGTTGCCTATATGTTAGACAGAGTATTTCGTATATTTGGACTGCATGGCAGTTCAATTATGCCCTTTATTATATCAGGTGGCATTGCAGGTGGATGTGCTGTACCAGGGGTTATGGCTGCAAGAACCCTTAGAAGCCCTAAAGAAAAGTTGGCTACAATTCTTACTGTCCCCTTTATGACCTGTGGAGCAAAACTACCTCTTTTTATCCTTTTAACTGGAACATTTTTCCCTCAAAATAAAGCTAGCATACTCTTTCTAATCTCTATGCTCGGCTGGGTAGTTGCTCTTTTAGTGGCCAAAATTCTCCGCTCTACAATAATTAGAGGACCTGCCACTCCGTTTGTTATGGAACTCCCTCCCTATAGATTGCCTACATGGCAAGGATTATTTATCCACTCTTGGGAAAAAACATGGCTATATCTAAAAAAAGCAGGCACTGTAATTCTGGCTATCTCTATTTTAATTTGGGCTCTCATGACATTTCCTACCTTACCCAAACAAAAAATAAACTTTTATCAAAAACAAATTGATCAAATTCAATCCCAAATATCCCGATTAAAAAAGAGTAATCCTCTTAATGATAAAATAAAAACGCTTCTCGCCCAACAACAAAAGCTTAAAAATAAACTCCAAAACGAACAACTAACCAATTCTTTTGCAGGAAGGATTGGTCAGGCTTTAGAAAAAGTCACCATTTTGGCAGGCTTTGACTGGAAAACTAATATTGCCTTAATTGGAGGTTTTGCAGCTAAAGAAGTAATTGTATCTACCTTGGGCACTGCCTATTCCTTAGGTGGCAATGCGGATAACTCTGTATCTTTAGCAGAAAAATTAAAAAATGATCCGTCTTGGAATACAGCAAAAGCTCTTGCTCTTATGGTCTTTGTACTTTTATATGCTCCTTGCATGGTTACTATTGTAACGATTGCTAAAGAAGAAAGCTGGAAATGGGCAGGATTTTCTCTTATCTTTAATACAATAGTGGCCTTTATATTGGCTATTTTAACGTATAATGTATTTAGTTAA
- a CDS encoding cell division protein FtsX: protein MQSTNIIFRENKGIIGFVFISSVFLLFLVVFTCTLFYNGKIFYEKANYININVIWQSYCRPSQISEAINKLIEDYNLIFVKNISREQIKEDLLKNIKVKDFLLTEIEFPVTTVFKLKYNAIHKQQVFNTLKKIESFPLVRGVVFSKTKISLLKNWQKIASTLILPVLLGLSIIVLVLIFLSLRLLLLDKREEIEILYLVGASDFYVLKPLILFSSTILVISCLTSSLLVYVSVNYLKKFFLWFGIDFVFLPPTYLTMLICALFFISILASLTAFKSFQNIK from the coding sequence ATGCAGAGTACGAATATAATTTTTAGAGAAAATAAAGGAATAATAGGTTTTGTTTTTATTTCCTCTGTTTTTTTATTATTCCTTGTAGTATTTACTTGTACATTATTTTATAATGGAAAAATTTTTTATGAAAAAGCTAATTATATTAACATTAATGTAATTTGGCAGTCTTATTGTCGCCCCTCTCAAATATCAGAGGCGATAAACAAATTAATAGAAGATTATAATTTAATTTTTGTAAAAAATATAAGTAGAGAGCAAATTAAAGAAGATTTATTAAAAAATATAAAAGTAAAAGATTTTTTATTAACAGAGATTGAATTTCCTGTAACCACTGTTTTTAAACTTAAATATAATGCCATCCACAAACAGCAAGTATTTAATACTTTAAAAAAAATCGAATCTTTTCCTCTAGTCCGAGGAGTTGTTTTTAGTAAAACAAAAATTTCTTTGCTAAAAAATTGGCAAAAGATTGCTTCTACTTTGATTTTGCCAGTATTATTGGGTTTATCAATTATTGTACTCGTATTAATTTTTCTTTCTTTAAGGCTGTTATTGTTAGATAAAAGAGAAGAAATAGAAATTTTATATTTAGTAGGGGCTAGTGATTTTTATGTATTAAAGCCTCTTATTTTGTTTTCATCTACTATTTTGGTTATAAGTTGTCTCACCTCTTCATTATTAGTATACGTATCAGTTAATTATTTAAAGAAATTTTTTCTATGGTTTGGCATAGACTTTGTGTTTTTGCCTCCTACGTACTTGACTATGCTTATATGTGCATTGTTTTTTATCTCTATCTTGGCATCTTTAACTGCATTTAAATCTTTTCAAAATATCAAATAA
- a CDS encoding calcium/sodium antiporter, with protein sequence MWIDVLFIVLGAGLLWYGADYVVDSASAIAAKFRISELVVGLTIVAMGTSLPEFMVTFLSAIKGLSNISVSNVVGSNIFNLGIILGTMALIRPLRIDKKMVLRDGIFLLFVISWVMLSLWDLSMGRIAGIGLLLIFGGYLFWIASKGSRLPIEVDVVYRKCKWWDYPRLGLGVVLLALGANLLVEHASTLARYFGLSEWFIGVTIVAAGTSLPELATSLAAAVRGRNEILVGNLIGSDIFNFAGVLGITALIHPLTISPIGLLNLKISVIAVFGLLILMRTGWRLSRWEGALLVSFNILRWLRDYLAR encoded by the coding sequence ATGTGGATAGATGTTTTATTTATAGTACTTGGAGCTGGTCTTCTGTGGTATGGGGCTGATTATGTTGTTGATAGTGCATCTGCAATTGCGGCTAAATTTAGGATTTCTGAATTAGTTGTTGGTTTAACTATTGTAGCAATGGGTACTTCTTTACCAGAGTTTATGGTAACATTTTTATCTGCTATCAAGGGGCTTTCTAATATTTCTGTATCTAATGTAGTGGGTTCTAATATTTTTAATTTGGGTATTATTTTGGGAACAATGGCTTTAATTAGGCCTCTTAGAATAGATAAAAAAATGGTTTTAAGAGATGGAATTTTTTTACTATTTGTAATTTCTTGGGTTATGTTATCTTTGTGGGATCTATCCATGGGCAGGATAGCAGGTATAGGATTGTTATTAATTTTTGGAGGATATTTGTTTTGGATTGCTAGTAAGGGATCTAGACTGCCTATAGAAGTAGATGTAGTGTATAGGAAATGTAAGTGGTGGGACTACCCAAGGCTTGGCCTAGGTGTTGTTTTATTGGCTTTAGGGGCAAATTTATTAGTTGAACATGCTTCTACGTTGGCTAGGTATTTTGGATTAAGTGAGTGGTTTATTGGGGTAACCATTGTGGCTGCAGGGACTTCTTTGCCAGAATTAGCTACTTCCTTGGCTGCCGCAGTTAGAGGGAGAAATGAAATTTTGGTTGGAAATTTAATAGGAAGCGATATTTTTAATTTTGCAGGGGTTTTGGGTATTACAGCGTTAATTCATCCCTTAACTATTTCTCCCATTGGTCTTTTGAATTTAAAAATTTCTGTAATAGCAGTTTTTGGTTTACTTATTTTAATGCGAACGGGTTGGAGGCTTTCTCGTTGGGAAGGAGCTTTATTGGTTTCTTTTAATATATTACGTTGGTTAAGAGATTATTTAGCTAGATGA
- a CDS encoding GAF domain-containing sensor histidine kinase, protein MNFKQELFFLKKIINILIDPEEELFPKMEKSLSLILQKVRAKQGSIMLVEEKKKQANIVAATNKKLIGLNVEIVPETISGYVFSTGEPVYFKDVTKSKRFKHVVRNRNYKTSSLICVPLKRKKTVIGVINASDPEKKEYFSEHDFGLLKDYASMLSPLVENSYLLSQLKQRQAKLEQVSRHLAIKQRELLLASRERSELVQMVVHDFKSPLSAVISNLDLLKYLGLGEEQKHIVDTALDGAKKLLEMINEFLQIARLDAWKETKTELGPMNLLPVVERVVEEFRPLAEEKNIELIVQSAPEVEVYAEENLMYHLLQNLLSNAIKYTPKNGKVILGWKIRRSRRKSDKFPKFIIFYVEDNGKGIPKGHKELIFRRFKRLERDAKIQGTGIGLFICQRIVNMWDGKIWVEDVEPTGSRFCFTCYLTGEKNA, encoded by the coding sequence ATGAACTTTAAACAAGAACTTTTTTTTCTAAAAAAGATTATCAACATTTTAATTGACCCAGAAGAAGAGCTTTTTCCTAAAATGGAGAAAAGCTTAAGCTTAATTTTACAAAAGGTAAGAGCAAAGCAAGGGTCAATTATGTTAGTAGAAGAGAAAAAGAAGCAGGCCAATATTGTTGCAGCTACAAATAAAAAATTGATTGGCTTAAATGTAGAAATAGTTCCTGAGACAATATCAGGGTATGTATTTAGTACAGGCGAACCTGTTTATTTTAAAGATGTAACTAAGTCAAAACGTTTTAAACATGTGGTACGAAATAGAAATTATAAAACATCATCTCTTATTTGTGTTCCTTTAAAAAGAAAAAAGACTGTTATTGGGGTTATAAATGCTAGTGACCCAGAAAAAAAAGAATATTTTAGTGAACATGATTTTGGCTTATTAAAAGATTATGCCTCGATGCTTTCTCCATTGGTGGAGAATTCTTATTTGCTTTCTCAACTTAAGCAGCGCCAAGCTAAATTAGAACAGGTATCTAGACACCTGGCTATAAAGCAAAGAGAGCTTTTATTAGCTTCTAGAGAGAGAAGTGAATTAGTACAAATGGTTGTGCATGATTTTAAGAGTCCTTTATCTGCGGTTATTTCTAATTTAGATTTATTAAAGTACTTAGGTTTAGGTGAGGAACAAAAGCACATTGTAGATACGGCATTAGACGGAGCTAAAAAATTATTAGAGATGATAAATGAATTTTTGCAAATTGCACGTCTTGATGCTTGGAAAGAAACAAAGACTGAATTGGGGCCGATGAACCTTTTACCTGTAGTAGAAAGAGTGGTAGAAGAATTTAGACCCTTGGCAGAGGAAAAAAATATTGAGTTAATTGTTCAAAGTGCACCAGAAGTAGAAGTATATGCAGAGGAAAATTTAATGTATCACCTTTTACAAAATCTTCTTTCTAACGCAATTAAATATACTCCTAAAAATGGGAAAGTTATCTTAGGGTGGAAGATAAGAAGATCTAGAAGAAAGTCTGATAAATTCCCTAAGTTTATAATTTTTTATGTAGAAGATAATGGCAAGGGAATTCCTAAGGGACATAAAGAATTAATTTTTAGAAGATTTAAACGCTTAGAAAGAGATGCCAAGATTCAAGGCACAGGCATAGGATTATTTATCTGTCAAAGAATCGTTAATATGTGGGATGGGAAGATTTGGGTTGAAGATGTAGAACCTACAGGTAGTCGTTTTTGCTTTACCTGTTATTTAACAGGAGAGAAAAATGCTTGA
- a CDS encoding DUF814 domain-containing protein gives MLKKKYHGLGLFSGGLDSILALKLIQRQGLNILGIHFYSPFFGAPEKIDYWEKLYGLELLGVDISKEYLSMLLGNVKHGLGKVLNPCVDCKILMLKKVKKMLSMYGASFIVSGEVLGQRPMSQRRDTLFLILKEAGVSDILLRPLTALNLPSTRVEDLGLVDRQKLLGIKGRGRKAQLELARQLGLEEIPSPAGGCLLTDPEMGKRYLMLISKISSPLSIDFLLCKVGRQFWWGNKWLIIGRNKEDNESLIKLSSSEDIILKIKDFPGPLGLARKGTNWSKEDLTLAASFLLVFAPKVRQSGHTEFGVLFLREKESTEVCAGLKNRKDFFWKEPEWDEKKKKLLLRSV, from the coding sequence ATGCTAAAGAAAAAATATCATGGTTTAGGTCTATTTTCTGGGGGACTAGATAGTATTTTAGCCCTAAAACTTATTCAAAGGCAGGGTCTAAATATTTTAGGAATCCATTTTTATTCTCCCTTTTTTGGAGCGCCTGAAAAAATTGATTATTGGGAAAAGTTATATGGCTTAGAATTATTAGGTGTAGATATTTCTAAAGAATATCTTTCTATGCTTTTAGGGAATGTAAAGCATGGGCTAGGTAAGGTTTTAAATCCTTGTGTGGATTGCAAGATTTTGATGTTAAAAAAAGTTAAAAAAATGCTTTCAATGTATGGGGCCTCTTTTATTGTTAGTGGAGAGGTGTTGGGTCAAAGGCCAATGTCTCAACGTAGAGATACTCTTTTTTTAATTTTAAAAGAGGCTGGAGTCTCTGATATTTTACTAAGACCCCTTACTGCTCTTAATCTTCCTTCAACTAGAGTAGAAGACTTGGGCTTGGTAGATAGACAAAAACTTTTGGGAATAAAAGGCAGAGGCCGAAAAGCTCAATTAGAATTAGCTCGTCAACTTGGATTAGAAGAAATTCCTTCTCCTGCGGGAGGCTGTTTGCTTACAGATCCTGAAATGGGCAAACGTTATCTAATGCTAATTTCTAAGATTTCTTCTCCGTTATCTATTGATTTTTTACTTTGTAAAGTTGGAAGACAGTTTTGGTGGGGCAATAAATGGTTAATAATTGGACGCAATAAAGAAGATAATGAAAGCCTAATAAAATTAAGCTCTTCAGAAGATATTATATTAAAAATCAAAGACTTTCCTGGACCTCTAGGTTTGGCAAGAAAGGGTACAAACTGGAGTAAGGAAGACCTAACTTTAGCTGCATCTTTTTTATTGGTATTTGCGCCCAAAGTAAGACAAAGTGGACATACAGAGTTTGGTGTACTTTTTTTAAGGGAGAAGGAGAGTACAGAGGTTTGCGCAGGATTGAAAAATAGGAAAGATTTTTTTTGGAAAGAACCTGAATGGGATGAAAAGAAGAAAAAATTATTGCTTAGGAGTGTTTAA